Below is a genomic region from Syngnathus typhle isolate RoL2023-S1 ecotype Sweden linkage group LG3, RoL_Styp_1.0, whole genome shotgun sequence.
TACTGTAAATGTTCTTGTATGCTGTCAAAATGTaatgtatatatacatttacATCTTAACATACCTCTGAGGGAAATGAGCTAGAAGACTGTCTACAATTTTGAATACATTTAACATACGTAGTTGTTTTTAGTAAAACAACTGACCAAAGAAATTAACAAATGGGGAAGTGCCATAGAGAAGCAAGAATAATGTGTTAAATGAATAGGAACGGACAGGAGGAACAATATCGTATGTGATACTGCATGCACAAAATAGACAAACATACAGTGTTTGATATTCATCAGAACTAGATCTGTATTTTCCACTGAATCCGAAGTCTTCATCTTACCATTACTTATTTTAGACAGTTGTTCACCGTTATCTTATTTTAGACACTTGTTCAGCTTTATCTTTGTGTGAACAGTTTGAATGCCTTGGATAAAAATATCTTGTTTAATTATTTACGACCCTGTTGTCAGTGtttctatttattattttattatcacACTATACTTGATTACTTGGCTgtagttttcttttattttgtttgtttctttttgttgttttgtcttcTGACTGGTGTGCTGTTATGCTTGCtctgttgtgtttttgtgtgggaCCGTCTtgcaaatgaaatgttacatctCAAGGGGTCTAGCCCACGTTAATAAAGAAAACATTCAATGACTCATACAAAGTCAGTACATGTTTTGGTTCCAACCGAATGGTACATAAACTCAAACGGTACCATGTGATGTGTTGGTACCGAAGCGCACACTCATGATTGTGTGGTAGTGAAACAGTTTGCGGTTCTCCAGTGTACATGAATATAGCAGTGTACACGCAAGAGCATAATTTCATCACAGTCAATAGCATTGAGTCTCGAGAATCATTGAGAAGTGGGAGTAACATTATGATTCCCGTGAAATTGTTCAAATGTAAAATTTTGGTTCCTGTTTCAATGATTGTCTGTtaaccaatgaaaaataaggGTGCACCGCACATACATGGCACCAACTGCAtgctttgttaaaaaaattcaaCAGTGGCCAATTGTGTTTAAGAGCCTGTCATATAGAAGTTGACAGAGTGATTGCATGTGTGAAAATCAAATGTtccttaaattttttttatttttattaatgacaccaaataattaaaaaaatatatatgtaaaataataacacgcgcacacacacacgcgcacacacacacgcacacacacacacacacacgcacgcacacacgcacacacacgcacacacctacaCTGATACCATTGAGTACAAATGTACTTTGTACTGTGTGTGCTCAAACAAGCACATGAAGGTGACTGCAGTCGAGCCCTGGCAAAGTGTCACCGGGGAGGAAACTCACAATTTGGTGATGTTTGTTGAACTGTATTTGCCTTGGAAGTTTTACCAAATAAATAATCGTTAACATGTCAGCAGTGACTCAAATTAAGGCGAACATGCAACCAAAGAAAATATAGTACTGTACAACAATATTTTATGTGACTCTGGCCTGTCCATCTTTCATCGGTCATATTTAAGAAGTAGTTCCCCAATGTTAGTAAAATGTTTGGTGCCTATTAATATGGAATACATTGTAATTAAATAGGAAAAATTCTTTGATGAGTAAACGATTACAACTCATGAAATGTTCATTACTTCCTTCTGGTCGCCAGATGGATATGGTGGAAGAGTTGAAAGAAGCTGATCAGGGTTTCGCGCCTATCAACGGCGCTGCTAATGAAATGCAGCAAGAAGACAACATGCAGGGCCAGGTGAGCTTTCGAACGCACAGTATTATACAAAGCCTTCAGTGTTTGGACCTTGTGATAATCAGACTTTAGGCCTAAGTACCTCTTTCCTGATTGCAAATAAAATGACTCTCTTCTGACTATCTATCGCATTTAACCACTGTTTTTCAAAGATGGAGGAGTTTCTGGGTCCACAGGCGGAATacaatgaggaggaggaagaaagaaaatattacAGAAGGAAGCGATTAGGAGTCATCAAGAATGTTCTGGCAGCCAGCATTGGAGCCATGATTATGTACAGCGTGTACATGGGTCAGAAGTCGCCTGTCGTAGTTTGATATGAGTCGGGACACAGACCACAAACTCACTTGTGTATTCTGTGATGTGCATTTTCCAGGGTTACTGCAGCTGCAACTTATCCTTCATTACGATATGACTTATCGTGAAGTAAAGTACAGCAACCTGGGTTTAGAAGACATTGATCGGAAGATGCTGAGGGGAATCAACGTCACGCCCATAGTAGGCCTGCTGTATACCCCCATTCTCATCAGGTAGACAAGCACATGCAACGATTCCTTCAATTAAACGTTGGTTATCCTAAACCATGTAATCCTCATGTTTTGATTGATCTAAGATTTCTTGGAACCAAGTGGATGATGTTTCTGGCCTCAGGAATCTATGCATTTTTTGTCTCGACCAATTACTGGGAGCGTTACTACACCTTGGTTCCATCTGCCGTTGCTATCGGCGTGGCCATTGTACCACTATGGGCCTCCCTAGGAAATTATATCACAAGGTGAGTCCAAGGATCATAAAGGAGGACATTTATTTAGAAAAGATGGAAAAATGCACTGGGCAGCAAATTATTACCTCATAAAATCAGgttacatttttctttctcaaaacTACTTGTCACAACTGTCACATCATTATGTCACTCGAGGACACAAGGACATCAAGCATATTTCTATGCATTTTCATTAGACTTTTCATACAGGCGAatctggacttttttttaaatagctcaTAGCAAGTGAATATAATTGTTgtgatgtgaatgagaatgtctGAACCAAAGAAACTCAGATGACAACACTGTAATGCCTACAGTGTTTCATATCCACTTTTCTCTAAAGAGATTTCTTACTTTTCTATTCTGTACATGGTAGTTCAGATTTTCTATGTATAATCTGAATTGCTGCCACATGCTGATCAGATCAATGATCAGATTCTACTGTGCTATGTACTGCAGTATAGACAGTGTTATATTTAAGATAAAGTATTAATGCATGCATAAAAGTAGGCTTACTATAGTACTGTGCTTTTATATTGATCACAGTGTTGTATAAGATTTGAGAAATGCTACCTTTCTGATGAACAGTTGCAAAAAACTAATATTCCTGACAAGTCATGCTGTCACACACAGGATGGCACAACAGTATTATGAATATGCCAACTATAAGGAAGAGCATGTACAGGAGCAGAAGAAGATTCCAAAAGGAGCATgccacaaatacatcatcatcttccagtcAGTCTTCAGTGTCATCTTTCATGTGAGTCCCTccataaaacataaaaacacgTTTGGACGTGCATAAAATATAGCAGCAGTTCCCAAAAAACAagatttgtttttacatttacatttatttatgttcATAAGGTTTGAATATCGTATGTAATATTTAAAATGCTCTTATAATTACCGTAGTGGGCGCAACGCATTATAGGGCGCATGTATGCCGTGACTTAcggtaaacaaataaaataaaaacaaaacaaaaaaaaatgaaatgggaGCATGGGACATAgttgatttgatttgtttatttctgcAAGTACAAAATACTTATTACAAAATTACTTAGtatggttcgtttatcgcggcttcactgctTCGCGGATTTTTTCCAGCCCCAAAATTTtttgttataataagagttctaaaaacacatttatagtGTTGTACTTTGTTATAAAAGCAGTTGTTATAACAAAATACTtctgaaaacatatttacagtattgtaccttgttataaaaagttgttataataataaaagagtcctaaaatcatatttacagtatatatacactaccgttcaaaagtttggggtcacaaaattgtttgggtgaccccaaacttttgaacggtagtgtaaatattattataataaaatattatgaattaaatattataaattatatcttatatttgtataagattatatataatctatgaatataagtatacatatatattataagattttttacacagaagattatatatatagtctataaataattatctaaataaatatatacactaccgttcaaaagtttggggtcaaccaaacaattttgtgaccccaaacttttgaacggtagtgtatatatatacaaaatgcGCATAGCGCTGCTATGGTAACTTGTGACCGCTAGAGGTCCCTGTTTAACCAAGGTTAACAACAAAACGTCACATCTACACGTTAcacccacacacatacatgtataatatttatattttcaatatttatacaatactttctgtatgttatttatgctattaatgtattatttacacgTTTGAAACTTTTtcttaatgttctaataataacatatgcacttaaatggtttcatatacattaACTGAcaaacgagggatcactgtacttcCAAGCCCCCCACCCgtaaaaaaaattcacacagATGTATTTTAATAACGTGACAAAGTAAAAATTGCTTTTCTCAATTGCACAAGTTTCACTATTGCAATCAAACACTTTTTAAAGTGCTCAAAGACAATGGGacaattctgaacattacagtTATCAGTGTGTATAAACTAtgcataaaaaaacaataatttttgaaaaattaaGAATGATGGCTTTGACCTTTTTGTGTCCATCTCACTTATTTTGCATTCGACAAGAACATCAGTTGATAGTTTTCTCATCCCCCAACACTGTCACTCACTCAGAGGTGAAGAGGAGACTAAACCAATTTCACGTAACctggacacaattcagaaaatgtgcaggaattatatacattatattatatatatgtatatgtataatatTATACGTACATGACCtgtgtttttggaaacaaattGAGGTATGATTGACTTTAGCCCACTAATAATGTTGCACTATACAGTGGATCCTCCCTTTTCATCACCACTTATCCTCACAGGTGAATTGTCCCCACTCTACACATTACGTACAgttctctgattggtttaccgccCTGGTCTACGTATTTTACGTACAACGTATTgatgattggttcatcgggttaCGCCTACATATTATGTCCCCGTGTGACAACAGCCACACAGGAACATTTGGGAattcggtccacacaaaaggcacaCCTTATTAAAGACACACAATAGGCACACCTTATTGAAAGACAcaccttaattaaaaaaaatctaagtgtgcggaaaatactgtaaatatattttgacaGATTGCAGGTCAATTTTGATTTGTCTGTGTTTTGTGTCTCTCACCAGCTGAGCTTTGTCTTTGCTGAGCTCCCCATGACTATCATCCTCAAAGAATGCATTCTTGACAACAATCACATTCTCATCAATGTCAAAAACTGTGGTAAAGTCACTGCACCCTCATTGGAACTGTGATGTGATTCTAGTTTTTGTTCATGCGTGTGTGCTTGGAATAGACGTTTATTGGTACAGACATTCGGCATTTTGACGAATATCGGCATCTGCctttttttgttgaaataaaagaTTAATTCAAAACGGGGTTAACTTAAgggaattatttatttatttgtttatttaagtTTTCACTTTATAATAAATGTTGCTAATTCTGGGAATTcattgccctttttttttggtctgaaactgagacaaaaataagtttaacTTTTTAGTTAGATTGGAGCTCTGCACTTATTGTTAAAATTCTAAAACAGCTAATTTGAAAAGTAATTTTACCAAACATGTTTGATAACGTGGCTGTATTTGTGTGAATATTGTTGACATAAATCTGTCCCCGTAATCTAAAGCCTTATCTCCATGCttccaaatggaaaaataaacagcacagacataaaaaaagtaaaagcacATCTCATCCAGTTTTGACTTTTCAGTCTCGTGTGTATTCAAAGCAAAGATATTGCTAATTTTACGACATGTTGACAGTGCTGTACATTTTCATTGAAATTGAAACAATGTGCCATTTTGTAGCTGTGACTGGATGGTTTTGGTAAAATGTTCTTGTCTTTTTCCCACCAGGGGCTGAAATTAGTGGTGTGGTTCCGGGATTCAACACCACTGTGCTGAAATTTCTACCCCAGTCCATGAATCTGATCATCGGGGAGAGCGTCCTTATGGGCTTCGCTTTCCTTTCCATGATCATTGTAAGTGTTCTGGCTTCTTACGCACACCCAAAAGACCCTGCATTTCATAGTGTTTGGTTTCTTCCATTTAATTATTTTCCTACAATACACACGTTGacataatgtaaaaaaatccaACCTTTCATTGGAGTAACAATTAGCTCCTTACTAGCTcgatgtctgttttttttttttcttccatctaGCTTTAATAATCTCAGTTTCTGTGCCCTTTCCCCATTTTGTCAGTTTCCAAATGTGAACTTCAATTATTTTACCTCATTCAGTTCCTTGTGCTGTGTGGTGCTGCGTACCGCCCAACAGAGGAAATTGATCTGCGTAGTATTGGCTGGGGAAACATCTTCCAGCTCCCTTTCAAACATTTGAGGGACTACCGGATACGCCTTCTCTGCCCTTTCTTCATCTACAGCGGATTTGAAGTACTCTTCGCCATCACTGGACTCACCCTGGTACTTTGCTGTCATTCAAAGATTAATATAAGGTATGcggtggtaccttgacttacgaGTTTAATTTGTGCCTTCTAAATAAAAATCACTTAGCTATTGAAATAAGGCAAATGCTATTAATCCGTTTCAGTCCCACCAAAATCAGCATTGATTTATCACTTGTTTTTTAATTAGCACTGTACATTATTATACTTAATAAAAAGGTACAATAGTACTAATTGATAATACTTATACATGTTTTTCAATTTCGCCCTTCAATTTCACAGAATTTATTCTTGACAGCTTCTGCAtttttcaccacatttttgaaaCATTCTGCAGCTTCGCCAAGGTGTGCAATGTAGGAATTATTTTAATTGCCTTGGTTGAAATTATCGCCTTTATTGCTCGCTTGCAACTTATTAAGTAGCATAGTGTAGATGTAGCAGTAATTTGCTCACATTGATTTACCAAGTCACATACACCTCTTGCTCTGAGATTTTCTGGGATTTCAAGATATAATTCAGTggatcatcattttttttttctttttaccaggATTCACTTCTTAACATCCATGGTTAGAAAAAACAACAgcccaaaaaaaatacaagttcAAAACTCACTGGAGGTAACCACTTGAAATGATTGTGGCTGAAGTCCTTTGTCGCCATCTCGTGGCCATCTAGTTGCAGAGTTTCTGAAGCTTCCTCACAAATCAGATTTTCATTTACAACTAAAAGCCCCCCAAATAGACAAAACCGTAGGTTGGCACACTCGAAAGTCAAGATACCACTGTACTCGATAAAGCTGATACTGTTTAAAGAGTACACGATCATGCcaggtgtatttatttatgaatcTTTTCTCTCCATACAGTCTTATGGCGTTTGTACTTTGGGTCTCCAAAAATTGTGGCTATTGATTGTGGTCTATGGACTCTCGTGCTCCGTCTTCTCTATCCTGTCCCTCTGCCTCCTACGTCTCCCGCGGTGGGTGTGTCTGGCAGGAGGAGCCACTGTGCATTTGATGCTGTTAGTGGTACTCATGGTGTTTTCGCCAACTCCACAAAACTTGGCCTATGAGGTCCCTCTTCTGGTAATTACTATACTCTGGGGACTTGGGACGGCCCTGAACAAGACTGGAGTCAGCAGTGAGTAGCACTTGGGATGTAGTGGTACATGCACATGCCATGTCTTACCAAAAAGCATCCATATTTGTGTGTCTGTTTCAGCCTTGCTTGGTATTTTATATGCTGAGGAGAAGGAACGTCTGGACTTTGTCTTCACAATCTATCACTGGTTACAGGCCATTGCCATCTTCGTGGTCTACCTCTGGTCAGAGATGCCGATGAGGGTAAGTAACTGTAAATCAGGGCTGTGAAGTAACAAAGTAGGAATACGTTGTTGCTGCACTTAAATATGTCGTGTACTTTACTTGATTATTTGTTTTTCTGATGACTTTTTACTCCCCACGTTTGAAATATGTACTGCGAATGATGACATGACAAAGATGTAAATAGAGAGATGTAAGGTCGGCTGTGGTTCAGCTCTTGACAAATGGAATGATTTATCAGGGTTTGGGTAAGgcagaaaaaaacagcaatataAGGGAATCTGAACTAGAGCCCATCAATGATGACAGCAAGAGTTTTGAAGAGTttttctcatcaatgacctttTGAAGATAACTGCTTGAATTGGCGCTGATGCTGAAAATAAAACGTCACATTTTAATTTTGTCTTTCTCTCCACATCTCTCCAATTGAGGCGAAACTTGCCATCATGTTAGCAACTTTACTGCTAGCTTGCTACTGCTACTGGCTGATGGAACGCCGCCTAGCCAAGAACGAGCGTCATAGGTTGCCCCGCATACCTCGACCCAAGCACAAGGTGATCAGTGGCACTAAATGTCTTATACCATCATCTACTAAGCTTTTGtaaagttttttatttattaaaaaaaattgcagtgTCTCATAAAAATATCAGAGAATTCAGTAAGTAAATTTACTATTAACCAAAAGACAAAAGTGGGACCAGCAGTTCCTGGAGAAGACCCACACAAGCATGAGAAGAACATGCTTAGATTCAAACCCAGGACCAGTTTCTGATTGTTTGTGACATAAGCCCTCACAAAAACTGGCATTTTAattggggtgtgtagactttttattagTGTATGAAAAGCTCATGCTTTTTATTGTGTGAAATTTCTGTTGTCGCACTCAGCCTACCAACAAAAAGCAATTCCTCACCCTGCAGAAATGATGTAATTTGTGTCCACAGGTCAAAGGTTATCGCTACCTGGAAGATGGCAACTCAGATGAGTCAGACTCGGAGAGAAGCGAGGAGGATGACGAAAAGGATGAAGAGGAGATAGAGGCAGAGGAACAATTGGCGAATGAGTCTGAAGCAGAGGACATGGAGGCCGAACGCCAAGATCCTGGAGCTCAGGGCGCTGACTCACTCCGAGCCAGGAGGAAGAGGCCAGAGAATCACCAGCAAAGGGAGGACGACGCCCATCTGATGGAAGGCCGGAAGTGAACAAAACTAAATTAGAAGAAAGAGAGTGAGGAAGACATAAGAGCATGTCGGTGTTTCATCATTCCTCTAAATTGTCTGAAGCTTTTCATTAAGGACAAAtgaatttgattatttttcaagCAATAATTAGACAGCAGCGATTATTCAGATGGAAGGCTTGTGGAAATTTGCCAAATGTGAAAGCTGGAGCTGCCCTGGAGTTGAAGCCTCTTACTGTAAATATTCATTCTGATCGTGTGGCTTTGACATTCAAATCATAAGTGATgcctgaaataataataaacaaaatgtaCTGCTTAATGCTCAAGGGATTCAGTAACCAAAGATAGACACGGTAccacaatttgtttttatttgtgtccCTATGTATTGCAGAAATTGAGATGTTTATTATGTCTGTTGTTTGCAATGTTGTAGCTAATTAAAAGCATTTGTAGTTTTATTGTCTGCACTTTAGAATTTCAGTTAATGCCCAGACAATACACCCTTAAAACTGCTGGTTTAAATGTTTATGTGGTCAAAACATTCTCCACTCTGTCTCAAAAACAAATTACTGCAATTTACTGAGAAGAGTTAttgtatatatactgtatattactGTACATCATTTAGATGTTGTTGCGCAAGTAGACCATTTTACTGGAAGTATGGAAGAGgtggaaaaaaagattttaatggAAAAATGTAGCATAGTCGTGCTGTTTTCTATCATCCACTGCTGACCCTTACAAAGTGCTGAGCAGGCAGATGAGGTTTGTATAAACCACACAAAGATGCACAGTGCAAGGTCATCGGACATTTGTTGGATGAACCTTTCATGTGGGATGCAGTGACAACAGAGATCTCTTGCGTTCCTGGGTAGCCTTTCTCAggaacacacaaaaataaacacacattcaATTTTGCACCATCTCTGCATCTCTTGCAGCTGACACGTCACACAATTTAGTGTGGTCACAGATATTCTACCAGAATTCTTAAATGTAATTGTATATGACCAAAGCGCTACTGACTTTCTTGTTGATTCAGTTGACCAGTTGAGGCTTAGTTGTATTTTCTGTCTTACCAATTTGGCAGTAATGGACTGGATTGGACTAAATATACAAGAATGATCAATTATCAAGAATTAGAAACATGAAAGCAAGAAATGATTAGTATCTAAAAGCTTCATTCAGACGTATTTGGAATTttgtgaaaaaacaacaatctGCGTCGTGGCTCACGTTTCAGTTGTTCCATGGCTTGGAACAAGCTGAATGAAACTCGTGTTGGTTTTTCCAAACATCAATTGTCAGAAAAACGCTAAGAATTACGTGTTGTCCATATGTGCACTAGATTCCTTTTCCTATATTGTACATTCTAAATTATAGCAGGCTTACCAAAAGTGAGTTTCCACACCAATGCCTTGAATTGCATTGAGAAGGTTGCAGCATACAAAAGGGGTTGCCTTGGTGTTGTAAGAATGAAAATCCCCGAAATTGATAAATTACTCTTGATTCTGAGACTGTACTTTGTGGGCATGAGGTGCAAAAGTCACGACCAGCATAATTTCCTCGCTCATATCTTTAAAACTACTGCTCTTCCACAATTTACATTTCATGTGGGTGTGCATAGAAATGGCTTCATTATGTGCTCAGTGACTTTCAAGTAGTTTCCCTTCAAAAAATTTCCCCATTACGTATATACACTATGTACCATTTAGAATGTTTTCCATCATCTCATTCACTGCAACATTGACACGTGACACGCTTGGACACATTCTATGTCCTATTAATGGCTTAGGTTTCATTGATGAACAACTCGAGAGGGGTGAATGGAGTGAtcaatggatgttttttttcaatgcactGCATTAAAAGCCTCTGCGGTCCATCTGCTGAATGCTCTCAGAGAAGGCGATTAGAGGAGATGAAAGCACACAGTAACAGATGCAACGCACATAGCCGTCTTTTTTGTCTATCCGGTCTTATAGCTACCGCTAACGTCATGGTTGTTAGTTTTTTGCTGAACCTTTTGCATTTGTAATACACtgctaaaaataaatatatggaaCATGTGCTTGGATCACAGTGAATGAAATATCAGTCATTTTAATGATCATTGGAACTCAAAATCATCAACCCAGGGAGGTCTGTTTTTTCCTACATGCCAGGATGAAATCTGCGGTtgcctttcttttgttttgtttttcatttatttcataaCCTAGACTGTGTTGACGTGTGTCATATGCATTACTTCTGTTGAGACGAAAAATGTTCTCCACAAGGGATCTCCTGCCAGACCTGGATCAGGGCAGGTCAAGACCACGACAGACTGGCTTCTATGTGGTGGCGGTGGATGCAGTAAGCCATGAATACCAAACAAAATCCCCCCAAAAGGGTTTGATTGAACCATAACCCTCCAGTGAATAGGCAGACAAGTTCATGAGATCGGGAACTGGAGACATACTTTAGCCACATGAGGCTAAGCACAGTCATGCACCATTATAAGTCTGAGGATCTCACTTGGGTACCTAATGGCAATCAGCAGTCACAGAGGTCTCTATGGGCCTCCAAGAAAATGCTACCTGAGACCTAATCCATATAATGGAGGATGTTGCAGCTAGCAGAATGTTCTTCTTGGTGGAAGAGTAGAGAATTAGTGGAAATAACGAAAATGGAAGTATTTGTGTTATATCTGTGCTGAGGGACATTATGTGGCCATGTGACGGTTCTCAGGAATTTTGGAATTGTGGGTCAGTGAAAGATGGGAGGTGTTTGGTTCTGAACCAGATCTTTTCACTTTTCATGTCTCGCAACTGCTGTTaaatttgtgtgtcttgacatatgaagggattgacaataaagctgactttgactttgaaataataatgtaaaaacaaaagtgcaaatagaaaaataaatagcagATATGAAGGGAACAAGGGTTGGGCTGGAATTTGGATTAATGCATCAAATAAAAGTTTTAGTGAGTAGGAAATAAATAGAGTGACATTGGGTAGAAGTTCAGaagatatagaaaaaaaaatcactatgaCGTTTAGAGGGGCTGCACACTATCGCAACATCCAGGCAGCTCGGAGACCAACAGGCCCGCTTACAGGTCGATATGTAGTCTCACCTATAGACACGTGTGGTGGTAAGTGGATTGTATAGGTTGCTTTTCCAGGTTGCTTTTCCAGGTTGCCTCAGCTCTCGCTTCGAGAAAGGGTGAGAATTGTGGTGCTCTTCCACATTGAGAGGAGCTCGATGCGGTGGTGTCTTTCCTCTCAACacctgttgatgttgtttgtCCTCTGGAATAAGTGTTGCAAAAATACTACAAAAAGAAGAATTGAGCTCATTGCAGTATTACGGCAGTTGTAACTCTGCATTTTCATGTGAAAAATGAGACAGATCGGTCCAGAATAAGTAATCATAAGAGATTTGTACTTTTGAACTTTGACTGCAGATA
It encodes:
- the unc93b1 gene encoding protein unc-93 homolog B1, with product MDMVEELKEADQGFAPINGAANEMQQEDNMQGQMEEFLGPQAEYNEEEEERKYYRRKRLGVIKNVLAASIGAMIMYSVYMGLLQLQLILHYDMTYREVKYSNLGLEDIDRKMLRGINVTPIVGLLYTPILIRFLGTKWMMFLASGIYAFFVSTNYWERYYTLVPSAVAIGVAIVPLWASLGNYITRMAQQYYEYANYKEEHVQEQKKIPKGACHKYIIIFQSVFSVIFHLSFVFAELPMTIILKECILDNNHILINVKNCGAEISGVVPGFNTTVLKFLPQSMNLIIGESVLMGFAFLSMIIFLVLCGAAYRPTEEIDLRSIGWGNIFQLPFKHLRDYRIRLLCPFFIYSGFEVLFAITGLTLSYGVCTLGLQKLWLLIVVYGLSCSVFSILSLCLLRLPRWVCLAGGATVHLMLLVVLMVFSPTPQNLAYEVPLLVITILWGLGTALNKTGVSTLLGILYAEEKERLDFVFTIYHWLQAIAIFVVYLWSEMPMRAKLAIMLATLLLACYCYWLMERRLAKNERHRLPRIPRPKHKVKGYRYLEDGNSDESDSERSEEDDEKDEEEIEAEEQLANESEAEDMEAERQDPGAQGADSLRARRKRPENHQQREDDAHLMEGRK